One Salvia splendens isolate huo1 chromosome 12, SspV2, whole genome shotgun sequence genomic window carries:
- the LOC121759281 gene encoding cysteine proteinase 15A-like, which yields MAPLTFSLLLTLSIISSALASFPAADDPLIRQVVSEGEEAVDQLLHADHHFTLFKSKYSKAYPTQEEHDYRFSVFKANLRRAKRNQLLDPTAVHGVTKFSDLTPEEFERNYLGLHKQRLKLPADAQQAPKLPTSDLPADFDWREHGAVGAVKDQGSCGSCWSFSTIGALEGAHYLATGELLSLSEQQLVDCDHECDPAERNSCDSGCNGGLMNNAFEYILKAGGVQTEKDYPYTGVDGQCKFNQNGIVAGVSNFSVVSLDDDQIAANLVKHGPLAVGINALWMQTYIKGVSCPYICGKSLDHGVLLVGYGAAGYAPIRLKDKPYWIIKNSWGQSWGEDGYYKICRGHNLCGVESMVSTVTAVSLNSQ from the exons ATGGCTCCTTTGACTTTCTCTCTTCTCCTCACTTTGTCCATCATATCCTCGGCGCTGGCGTCCTTCCCCGCCGCCGACGATCCTCTCATTCGCCAGGTCGTATCCGAAGGCGAGGAGGCCGTGGACCAGCTCCTCCACGCCGACCACCACTTCACCCTCTTCAAGTCCAAGTACAGCAAGGCGTACCCCACCCAGGAGGAGCACGACTACCGATTCTCCGTCTTCAAGGCTAACCTGCGCCGCGCCAAGCGCAACCAGCTGCTCGATCCCACCGCCGTCCACGGCGTCACCAAATTCTCCGACCTCACCCCCGAGGAGTTCGAGAGGAACTACCTAGGGCTTCACAAGCAGCGCCTCAAGCTTCCGGCCGATGCGCAGCAGGCGCCGAAGCTCCCGACTAGTGATCTTCCTGCTGACTTCGATTGGAGAGAGCACGGAGCTGTTGGTGCTGTTAAGGATCAG GGTTCTTGCGGATCGTGTTGGTCGTTTAGTACGATTGGTGCGCTGGAAGGAGCACACTATCTGGCTACAGGGGAGCTCTTGAGCCTCAGTGAGCAGCAGCTTGTGGATTGTGATCATGAG TGTGATCCAGCTGAGCGTAATTCCTGCGATTCTGGCTGCAATGGCGGgctaatgaacaatgcatttgAATACATCCTCAAGGCTGGTGGAGTCCAAACAGAGAAGGATTATCCTTACACCGGAGTTGATGGTCAATGCAAATTTAACCAGAATGGAATTGTTGCCGGTGTATCCAACTTCAGCGTTGTCTCTCTAGACGATGATCAAATTGCAGCAAATCTGGTTAAGCACGGCCCTCTTGCAG TGGGGATCAATGCACTCTGGATGCAGACATACATAAAAGGGGTTTCGTGCCCTTACATCTGTGGCAAATCTTTGGATCACGGTGTGCTTCTAGTGGGATATGGTGCAGCTGGGTACGCGCCCatccgcctcaaggataagccaTACTGGATCATCAAGAATTCATGGGGGCAAAGCTGGGGTGAGGACGGCTACTATAAGATCTGCAGGGGCCATAATCTTTGTGGAGTGGAGTCCATGGTATCAACCGTGACTGCAGTCAGCCTCAACTCTCAGTAA
- the LOC121758353 gene encoding coatomer subunit alpha-1-like isoform X1 produces the protein MLTKFETKSNRVKGLSFHSKRPWILASLHSGVIQLWDYRMGTLIDRFDEHDGPVRGVHFHKSQPLFVSGGDDYKIKVWNYKLHRCLFTLLGHLDYIRTVQFHHEYPWIVSASDDQTIRIWNWQSRTCISVLTGHNHYVMCASFHPKEDLVVSASLDQTVRVWDIGALRKKTVSPADDILRLSQMNADFFGGVDAVVKYVLEGHDRGVNWASFHPTLPLIVSGADDRQVKIWRMNDTKAWEVDTLRGHMNNVSCVLFHARQDIIVSNSEDKSIRVWDATKRTGLQTFRREHDRFWILSAHPDMNLLAAGHDSGMIVFKLERERPAFSVSGDSAFYVKDRFLRSFEYSTQKDTQLIPIRRPGSNGLNQAPRTLSYSPTENAILACSDVDGGSYELYVIPKDSYGRGDTAQEAKRGAGGSAVFVARNRFAVLEKSSNLVLVKNLKNEVVKKSVLPIATDAIYYAGTGNLLCRAEDKVVIFDLQQRIVLGDLQASFVRYVVWSQDMESVALLSKHSIVIADKKLVHRCTLHETIRVKSGSWDDNGVFIYTTLTHIKYCLPNGDSGIIKTLDVPVYVTKIYGNTIFCLDRDGKNRPIIIDSTEYIFKLSLLKKRYDHVMSMIKNSELCGQAMIAYLQQKGFPQVALYFVKDERTRFNLALESGNIEKALESAKKIDEKDYWYRLGVEALRQGNAGIVEYAYQKTKNFERLSFHYLITGNLDKLSKMMKIAEVKNDVMGQFHDALYLGDVRERVKILENAGHLPLACITASIHGLHDVVERLSANLEDNVPSLPEGRKASLLIPPSPVLCAGDWPLLMVSKGIFEGSLDDAGKGAEEEYEEAADADWGESLDIGDVDNLQNGDINMALDVEDGHNENDEEGGWDLEDLDLPPDADTPKAASNARSSVFVCPTPGMPVSQIWVQKSSLAAEHAAAGNFDTALRLLSRQLGICNFAPLKSQFIDLQLGSHSYLRACTSAPGISIAVERGWSESASPNVRGPPALIFNFSQLDEKLKAGYKATTTGKFSEALRHFLSILHTIPLVVVETRREVDEVKELVIVVKEYILGLQMELKRRELKDDPVRQQELAAYFTHCKLQPPHLRLALTSAMTVCFKARNLSTAANFARRLLESNPSNENQARQARQVLQAAERNMTDATQINYDFRNPFVVCGATYVPIYRGQRDVTCPYCTTHFVPSQQGQLCTVCDLAAVGADASGLFCSPSQIR, from the exons ATGTTGACGAAATTCGAGACCAAGAGCAATCGAGTGAAAGGCTTGAGCTTTCACAGCAAGCGTCCATGGATCCTCGCAAGTCTTCACAGCGGCGTGATCCAGCTCTGGGATTACCGCATGGGCACCCTCATCGACCGATTCGATGAGCACGACGGCCCCGTTCGCGGCGTCCATTTCCACAAATCGCAGCCGCTTTTCGTCTCCGGAG gTGATGATTACAAAATTAAGGTGTGGAATTATAAATTGCATAGATGCCTATTTACTCTTCTTGGCCATCTTGACTATATCCGGACTGTCCAATTCCATCATGAGTATCCTTGGATAGTAAGTGCGAGTGATGATCAGACAATCAGAATATGGAACTGGCAATCACGTACTTGCATTTCTGTGTTAACGGGGCACAACCACTATGTCATGTGTGCTTCATTTCACCCCAAAGAAGACTTGGTTgtttcagcctctttggatcAGACTGTCCGTGTTTGGGATATTGGTGCCTTGAGGAAGAAAACAGTATCTCCTGCTGATGACATTCTGCGATTATCTCAAATGAATGCAGACTTCTTTGGTGGTGTTGATGCTGTTGTGAAGTATGTACTGGAAGGTCATGATCGAGGGGTCAACTGGGCTTCTTTTCATCCAACTCTCCCTCTGATTGTTTCCGGAGCTGATGACCGCCAAGTAAAGATCTGGCGCATGAATG ATACAAAAGCTTGGGAGGTGGATACATTGAGAGGTCATATGAATAATGTTTCCTGTGTCCTGTTCCATGCAAGGCAGGACATTATTGTATCAAATTCAGAAGATAAGAGCATCAGAGTTTGGGATGCTACTAAAAGAACTGGCCTGCAAACATTTCGCAGGGAGCATGACAGATTCTGGATCCTCTCTGCCCACCCCGATATGAATCTACTCGCTGCTGGTCATGATAGTGGCATGATTGTTTTTAAGCTAGAGAGAGAGCGCCCTGCCTTTTCTGTCAGTGGTGACTCTGCGTTTTATGTCAAGGATCGGTTTCTGCGCTCTTTTGAGTATTCCACTCAGAAAGATACACAACTGATTCCAATCCGTCGTCCTGGTTCTAATGGTTTGAATCAAGCGCCACGAACTCTCTCTTACAGTCCTACTGAGAATGCGATTTTGGCTTGCTCAGATGTGGATGGTGGTTCATATGAGCTCTATGTTATACCCAAAGATAGCTACGGCAGAGGTGACACAGCTCAAGAGGCAAAAAGAGGTGCAGGGGGGTCGGCTGTTTTTGTGGCTCGAAATAGGTTTGCTGTGCTTGAGAAGAGCAGCAACCTAGTCCTGGTCAAGAACCTAAAAAATGAAGTAGTGAAAAAGAGTGTTCTGCCTATTGCTACTGATGCTATATATTATGCTGGTACTGGGAATCTGCTCTGCCGGGCCGAGGACAAGGTTGTCATTTTTGATCTCCAACAAAGAATTGTTCTTGGAGATCTTCAAGCCTCTTTTGTTAGGTATGTGGTTTGGTCTCAGGATATGGAGAGTGTTGCGTTACTGAGCAAGCATTCAATTGTTATTGCTGATAAAAAGCTTGTGCACCGCTGCACTCTTCATGAGACCATTCGTGTCAAGAGCGGATCATGGGATGATAATGGTGTTTTCATCTACACTACACTGACGCACATTAAGTACTGCCTGCCTAATGGGGATAGTGGAATTATAAAGACCTTGGATGTTCCAGTGtatgtaacaaaaatatatgGGAATACAATCTTTTGCCTGGACCGAGATGGGAAAAACCGTCCTATCATTATTGATTCAACAGAATATATTTTTAAGCTGTCCCTGCTGAAGAAGAGATATGATCATGTAATGAGCATGATAAAGAATTCAGAACTATGTGGACAAGCCATGATTGCATATTTGCAACAGAAGGGCTTCCCACAAGTTGCTCTCTATTTTGTAAAGGATGAGAGAACTCGCTTCAACTTAGCCCTTGAAAGCGGTAACATTGAGAAAGCCCTAGAATCTGCTAAAAAAATTGACGAGAAGGATTACTGGTACAGGCTAGGAGTAGAGGCTCTTCGGCAGGGAAATGCAGGAATTGTTGAATATGCATACCAGAAGACAAAGAACTTTGAGAGGCTTTCTTTTCATTATCTCATAACTGGAAATCTGGACAAGTTGTCGAAAATGATGAAAATTGCTGAGGTGAAAAATGATGTTATGGGCCAATTTCATGATGCGTTATATCTTGGTGATGTGCGAGAGCGTGTGAAAATTCTGGAGAATGCGGGTCACTTGCCCCTTGCTTGCATAACAGCTTCTATTCATGGGCTCCATGACGTAGTGGAACGTCTGTCTGCAAACCTGGAAGATAATGTTCCTTCTCTTCCTGAAGGGAGAAAAGCTTCTCTGTTGATTCCCCCAAGTCCAGTGCTATGCGCTGGAGATTGGCCTTTATTAATGGTGAGTAAAGGCATATTTGAGGGTTCTCTTGACGATGCAGGTAAAGGTGCAGAAGAAGAGTATGAAGAGGCTGCAGATGCTGATTGGGGTGAGTCTTTGGATATTGGTGATGTGGATAATCTGCAGAATGGAGACATTAATATGGCGCTGGATGTGGAAGATGGGCACAATGAGAATGATGAGGAGGGAGGATGGGATCTTGAGGATCTAGATCTGCCTCCTGATGCCGATACACCAAAGGCGGCTTCTAATGCCCGTTCTTCTGTTTTTGTTTGCCCCACACCTGGTATGCCCGTAAGCCAAATTTGGGTCCAGAAGTCATCTCTTGCTGCTGAACATGCAGCTGCTGGAAACTTTGATACAGCACTGCGTTTATTGAGCCGTCAGTTAGGGATATGCAATTTCGCCCCTCTAAAGTCACAGTTTATTGATCTCCAGTTGGGCAGTCACAGTTATTTGCGTGCCTGTACGTCCGCACCAGGGATATCTATTGCAGTAGAGAGAGGCTGGAGTGAATCCGCGAGCCCCAATGTGCGAGGCCCCCCTGCTCTTATCTTCAATTTCTCTCAACTAGATGAGAAGCTGAAGGCTGGTTACAAAGCAACGACCACTGGAAAGTTTTCCGAAGCTCTTCGACATTTCCTGTCAATTCTTCACACAATTCCACTGGTTGTGGTTGAAACAAGAAGAGAGGTGGATGAAGTGAAGGAATTGGTTATTGTAGTAAAGGAATATATCCTCGGCTTGCAAATGGAGCTTAAGAGGAGGGAACTGAAGGACGATCCAGTTCGTCAGCAGGAACTTGCAGCATATTTCACCCATTGCAAGCTCCAGCCCCCGCACTTGAGACTTGCGCTGACCAGTGCAATGACTGTTTGCTTCAAGGCAAGAAATCTGAGTACTGCAGCCAACTTTGCAAGGCGGCTTCTGGAGAGTAATCCAAGTAATGAGAATCAAGCAAGACAGGCTCGCCAGGTTCTCCAGGCTGCTGAAAGGAATATGACGGACGCAACACAGATCAACTACGATTTCAGAAATCCCTTTGTTGTGTGTGGAGCGACTTATGTTCCAATCTATCGGGGGCAAAGAGATGTGACCTGCCCCTACTGCACCACACATTTTGTTCCATCTCAGCAAGGGCAGCTATGCACTGTTTGTGATCTTGCGGCAGTAGGAGCTGATGCATCTGGCTTGTTTTGTTCCCCTTCGCAGATAAGATGA
- the LOC121758353 gene encoding coatomer subunit alpha-1-like isoform X2 yields MCASFHPKEDLVVSASLDQTVRVWDIGALRKKTVSPADDILRLSQMNADFFGGVDAVVKYVLEGHDRGVNWASFHPTLPLIVSGADDRQVKIWRMNDTKAWEVDTLRGHMNNVSCVLFHARQDIIVSNSEDKSIRVWDATKRTGLQTFRREHDRFWILSAHPDMNLLAAGHDSGMIVFKLERERPAFSVSGDSAFYVKDRFLRSFEYSTQKDTQLIPIRRPGSNGLNQAPRTLSYSPTENAILACSDVDGGSYELYVIPKDSYGRGDTAQEAKRGAGGSAVFVARNRFAVLEKSSNLVLVKNLKNEVVKKSVLPIATDAIYYAGTGNLLCRAEDKVVIFDLQQRIVLGDLQASFVRYVVWSQDMESVALLSKHSIVIADKKLVHRCTLHETIRVKSGSWDDNGVFIYTTLTHIKYCLPNGDSGIIKTLDVPVYVTKIYGNTIFCLDRDGKNRPIIIDSTEYIFKLSLLKKRYDHVMSMIKNSELCGQAMIAYLQQKGFPQVALYFVKDERTRFNLALESGNIEKALESAKKIDEKDYWYRLGVEALRQGNAGIVEYAYQKTKNFERLSFHYLITGNLDKLSKMMKIAEVKNDVMGQFHDALYLGDVRERVKILENAGHLPLACITASIHGLHDVVERLSANLEDNVPSLPEGRKASLLIPPSPVLCAGDWPLLMVSKGIFEGSLDDAGKGAEEEYEEAADADWGESLDIGDVDNLQNGDINMALDVEDGHNENDEEGGWDLEDLDLPPDADTPKAASNARSSVFVCPTPGMPVSQIWVQKSSLAAEHAAAGNFDTALRLLSRQLGICNFAPLKSQFIDLQLGSHSYLRACTSAPGISIAVERGWSESASPNVRGPPALIFNFSQLDEKLKAGYKATTTGKFSEALRHFLSILHTIPLVVVETRREVDEVKELVIVVKEYILGLQMELKRRELKDDPVRQQELAAYFTHCKLQPPHLRLALTSAMTVCFKARNLSTAANFARRLLESNPSNENQARQARQVLQAAERNMTDATQINYDFRNPFVVCGATYVPIYRGQRDVTCPYCTTHFVPSQQGQLCTVCDLAAVGADASGLFCSPSQIR; encoded by the exons ATGTGTGCTTCATTTCACCCCAAAGAAGACTTGGTTgtttcagcctctttggatcAGACTGTCCGTGTTTGGGATATTGGTGCCTTGAGGAAGAAAACAGTATCTCCTGCTGATGACATTCTGCGATTATCTCAAATGAATGCAGACTTCTTTGGTGGTGTTGATGCTGTTGTGAAGTATGTACTGGAAGGTCATGATCGAGGGGTCAACTGGGCTTCTTTTCATCCAACTCTCCCTCTGATTGTTTCCGGAGCTGATGACCGCCAAGTAAAGATCTGGCGCATGAATG ATACAAAAGCTTGGGAGGTGGATACATTGAGAGGTCATATGAATAATGTTTCCTGTGTCCTGTTCCATGCAAGGCAGGACATTATTGTATCAAATTCAGAAGATAAGAGCATCAGAGTTTGGGATGCTACTAAAAGAACTGGCCTGCAAACATTTCGCAGGGAGCATGACAGATTCTGGATCCTCTCTGCCCACCCCGATATGAATCTACTCGCTGCTGGTCATGATAGTGGCATGATTGTTTTTAAGCTAGAGAGAGAGCGCCCTGCCTTTTCTGTCAGTGGTGACTCTGCGTTTTATGTCAAGGATCGGTTTCTGCGCTCTTTTGAGTATTCCACTCAGAAAGATACACAACTGATTCCAATCCGTCGTCCTGGTTCTAATGGTTTGAATCAAGCGCCACGAACTCTCTCTTACAGTCCTACTGAGAATGCGATTTTGGCTTGCTCAGATGTGGATGGTGGTTCATATGAGCTCTATGTTATACCCAAAGATAGCTACGGCAGAGGTGACACAGCTCAAGAGGCAAAAAGAGGTGCAGGGGGGTCGGCTGTTTTTGTGGCTCGAAATAGGTTTGCTGTGCTTGAGAAGAGCAGCAACCTAGTCCTGGTCAAGAACCTAAAAAATGAAGTAGTGAAAAAGAGTGTTCTGCCTATTGCTACTGATGCTATATATTATGCTGGTACTGGGAATCTGCTCTGCCGGGCCGAGGACAAGGTTGTCATTTTTGATCTCCAACAAAGAATTGTTCTTGGAGATCTTCAAGCCTCTTTTGTTAGGTATGTGGTTTGGTCTCAGGATATGGAGAGTGTTGCGTTACTGAGCAAGCATTCAATTGTTATTGCTGATAAAAAGCTTGTGCACCGCTGCACTCTTCATGAGACCATTCGTGTCAAGAGCGGATCATGGGATGATAATGGTGTTTTCATCTACACTACACTGACGCACATTAAGTACTGCCTGCCTAATGGGGATAGTGGAATTATAAAGACCTTGGATGTTCCAGTGtatgtaacaaaaatatatgGGAATACAATCTTTTGCCTGGACCGAGATGGGAAAAACCGTCCTATCATTATTGATTCAACAGAATATATTTTTAAGCTGTCCCTGCTGAAGAAGAGATATGATCATGTAATGAGCATGATAAAGAATTCAGAACTATGTGGACAAGCCATGATTGCATATTTGCAACAGAAGGGCTTCCCACAAGTTGCTCTCTATTTTGTAAAGGATGAGAGAACTCGCTTCAACTTAGCCCTTGAAAGCGGTAACATTGAGAAAGCCCTAGAATCTGCTAAAAAAATTGACGAGAAGGATTACTGGTACAGGCTAGGAGTAGAGGCTCTTCGGCAGGGAAATGCAGGAATTGTTGAATATGCATACCAGAAGACAAAGAACTTTGAGAGGCTTTCTTTTCATTATCTCATAACTGGAAATCTGGACAAGTTGTCGAAAATGATGAAAATTGCTGAGGTGAAAAATGATGTTATGGGCCAATTTCATGATGCGTTATATCTTGGTGATGTGCGAGAGCGTGTGAAAATTCTGGAGAATGCGGGTCACTTGCCCCTTGCTTGCATAACAGCTTCTATTCATGGGCTCCATGACGTAGTGGAACGTCTGTCTGCAAACCTGGAAGATAATGTTCCTTCTCTTCCTGAAGGGAGAAAAGCTTCTCTGTTGATTCCCCCAAGTCCAGTGCTATGCGCTGGAGATTGGCCTTTATTAATGGTGAGTAAAGGCATATTTGAGGGTTCTCTTGACGATGCAGGTAAAGGTGCAGAAGAAGAGTATGAAGAGGCTGCAGATGCTGATTGGGGTGAGTCTTTGGATATTGGTGATGTGGATAATCTGCAGAATGGAGACATTAATATGGCGCTGGATGTGGAAGATGGGCACAATGAGAATGATGAGGAGGGAGGATGGGATCTTGAGGATCTAGATCTGCCTCCTGATGCCGATACACCAAAGGCGGCTTCTAATGCCCGTTCTTCTGTTTTTGTTTGCCCCACACCTGGTATGCCCGTAAGCCAAATTTGGGTCCAGAAGTCATCTCTTGCTGCTGAACATGCAGCTGCTGGAAACTTTGATACAGCACTGCGTTTATTGAGCCGTCAGTTAGGGATATGCAATTTCGCCCCTCTAAAGTCACAGTTTATTGATCTCCAGTTGGGCAGTCACAGTTATTTGCGTGCCTGTACGTCCGCACCAGGGATATCTATTGCAGTAGAGAGAGGCTGGAGTGAATCCGCGAGCCCCAATGTGCGAGGCCCCCCTGCTCTTATCTTCAATTTCTCTCAACTAGATGAGAAGCTGAAGGCTGGTTACAAAGCAACGACCACTGGAAAGTTTTCCGAAGCTCTTCGACATTTCCTGTCAATTCTTCACACAATTCCACTGGTTGTGGTTGAAACAAGAAGAGAGGTGGATGAAGTGAAGGAATTGGTTATTGTAGTAAAGGAATATATCCTCGGCTTGCAAATGGAGCTTAAGAGGAGGGAACTGAAGGACGATCCAGTTCGTCAGCAGGAACTTGCAGCATATTTCACCCATTGCAAGCTCCAGCCCCCGCACTTGAGACTTGCGCTGACCAGTGCAATGACTGTTTGCTTCAAGGCAAGAAATCTGAGTACTGCAGCCAACTTTGCAAGGCGGCTTCTGGAGAGTAATCCAAGTAATGAGAATCAAGCAAGACAGGCTCGCCAGGTTCTCCAGGCTGCTGAAAGGAATATGACGGACGCAACACAGATCAACTACGATTTCAGAAATCCCTTTGTTGTGTGTGGAGCGACTTATGTTCCAATCTATCGGGGGCAAAGAGATGTGACCTGCCCCTACTGCACCACACATTTTGTTCCATCTCAGCAAGGGCAGCTATGCACTGTTTGTGATCTTGCGGCAGTAGGAGCTGATGCATCTGGCTTGTTTTGTTCCCCTTCGCAGATAAGATGA